The region ATCGCGCTCTCCTCAAGTGTCACGTCGACGCCGTACTGGCGCTCGACGATCGGGGCGAGATCGCGCATCAACGCCGTCGGCACGGCTTCGGGGAGGGCGACCGTCCCGCCCCCGTGCTCGATCGTCCCGACCAGTCCGCCGAGGAAGTCGACGGTGACGAGCAGGTCGTCGGCGGCGTCGTCCGCGTCTCGAAGCTTCCGCCGGGCGTCCTCGAACGAACAGCGGTGCAACAGATCGGTCGCGTCCGACAGGTCGCGTTCGATATCGGCGACGCCCGGGACCGAGTCGTGGCGACCCGCCAGCACGAAGTCGTCGACGCGATCGGCCAGCGGCCCCTCGAGTCGGTCGGTCAGGTCACGCACGTCCGCGAGCGTCCCGTCGACTTCGGCACGCAGTTCGACGAGGTCCCCCTCTCGGCGGCGCACGTGCTCGTGGATCGCCTCGCGATGCTCGTCGACCGCCGCGGCGACCATCGCCAGCTCTCGAATCGTCCCGTCCTCGAGTCGATCGCGGACGGCCTGTTCGGCCGCATTGACGTGAACGGTCTCACCCGACGACGGCAGAGACAACTCGCGGTACCGAGCCGGGAGGTTCACGATCTCGTACGGCTCGCCGGTCGGCGCGGCGAGTCCGGGCTCCAAGCGGCCGTCGGCGAGCGCGTCCTCGAGTCCGCGCCGGAGGATCCGCTCGGCTCGCTCGATTCGCTCCCGGGCGGATTCGTGATCGTCTCGGGTTTCGGATTCGAGGTCGCGTACGCGCTCGACCGCGTCGGGAACGATCGGCTCGAGGCGCTCGAGCGTCGTCTCGTCGAACCGCTCTTCGAACCCGTTCGCCGCGGAATCCGTCCGGATTTCGTCCCTGCTCGAGTCGGTGCTCGTGGGGTCGTCGCCGTCGTCGGCCGCGGTCGCGAACCGGCGCTGGACGACGATCGCGACGCCGATGACTGCCAGTACTCCCGCGGCCAGCGCGAACGGGAGCGTCGTATCGGCCAGTGAGACCACCGCTTCGGACTGAACGGCCCACGTAGCCCGACCGTCACCCCCGCTGAGAGCCGGGTTCCGTGCGTACACTACGGACGACATCCCCTCACCCGTAAATCGGTCTGCATGTTGGGGGTGTCGACAGTAGAGGTGCAAAGAAGTATCGGCTATCGAACGAATGACGGCCGCACGGCTGCGTTGCGGAATAGCGACTGGACGCGAACAACTGCGAGTCGGTCGGTGGGATGGTCGACGAATTCCCAGGGTTGCTCGACGGTGGAGAGACGCGCTGTTGAGACGCGTCGTCGTTCCGACACCGGCACGAGCCTGTTCGATTCGATAATCCGCAACGAGTTCGGCCGGAGTCCACTGAACTCAGGTGTCCAGAACGGTTTAGCAATTGCCCTCTCGTCCATCCAGACTACACTAGTCGACAAGGAGTGACGCTCCGCAACCACTAAGCGCGGTACGTACCGGATAGACAATATCTGGATTAAGCTTATCAATCTAGTCAGGGGAAGCACGACCGACTCAGAGGGCGCGTCGGAATATGCGGCCTTGCTGAATGGGGGCGCACACCCAGAATAAACGTCTACTCTAGACTATACCCACAGTCTCCCAGGTTCAAAAAACCATAACCATTGTTACCAAGGTACACGAAGCGCTAGTCATGCCAGAGAGAGACAGCAAACTCCCGACTAAGGCGCTGGAGGACATTGCGTATCTCTCCCGGTCCGCTAACCGAGTCGTGATACTTGAGGTCCTCATCGAGGGCCAGTACACTCGGGGAATGTTGGTGAATCAAACGGGTGTCTCGCGGGCGACGCTGGATCGGATCATCAACGAATTGGAAGAGCGAGGGTGGGCAAAGCGCACGACTGAGGGGAACTATACGGCCACAACCCATGGTCGCCATCTCATGCGACGGTTCAGGCCCTTCCTCGAATCGGTCGAGACACTCCACCGTCTCGACGACGCGCTTACGTGGCTCCCGATCGACCAACTCTCTATCGGTCTTGAGCACTTTAGCGATGCAGTCGTCCGGCGACCGGAATCCGAAGACCCCGTCGAGGCTATCGGGTTTATCAACGACCTCTTGGGGAACGCGTCCGAGTTCAGGGTCCTTGCCCATTTGGCACCGCCCGAACCGCTCGGGACGACGTTGCACGAGCGGGTCATCGCCGGACGGATGACCATGGACGGGATCATTACCGATGAACTCGTCGAGTTTCTCGGTTCTACTCCGAAGCGCGCCAAACGGTGGAGAGCGCTCGTTGAAGCCGGGAGCGAGCTCCGCCAACACGAGGGTCCCATCCCGTGCAACCTGTGGATCTTCGACGAGACGGTGCTGATTAAAAAAAGCGGTCCCGAACCGATCGACGAATCGTACGGCGTGCCGATCGTCAGCGAAAACGATACGGTTCGTTCTTGGGCCCACGATTTGATCGATGAGTGGATGGATGCCGCTTCCCCGATTGACGCCAGTGCGTTCGAAGCAGACCCGACAGCGCCAGGAGCCGATTCCAGCGGTGAGTGACTGCGGCTGTTCGATTGTGTCCTGATGGTCGTGTTCTTCCTCGGTCTACTCACACCGTGGGGATCTCCTTACCGAGTAATGGGATAGCACTCGCGCCACCATGAGTTAGTATGGAGTCGAAAAACGATTCGGTGATTCCTGGAGAGGTACTCCACTTGAACGCGAACAGGAACGACGTGGGACGAACCTCAGTCACGGCGTCTCGAATCACGAGGCTCCGAACCGGATTCGAGGGGACCAGTCCCCAATCCTTGGAGGGCAGCCAGCGATGACACTCTCGACGGTTCGACGCTACCAATCCGGCCGCGTCCAACAGGTGGGTGAACACGCTGCCGTTATCGGTGGGAGTCTCGCCGGGTTGTGCGCTGCCCGCGTGCTAGCTAATGGCTACGACACCGTCACGATCATCGAAAAGGATTCGCTCCCCGACGATTCGAGCTTCCGACGCGGCGTCCCTCAGGGGCCACAGGTCCATGCGCTTCAGGAAGCGGGTCGGGCTACGTTGGAAGACCTCTTTCCGGGGTTCGGAGAAGACATCATCTCCGCCGGAGGCCTGCTGATCGACGGTGCGAGTGACTTCAAGTTCTACGACGAAGGCGGGTTCCTCGCTGACGGGACGAAACGGTTTCCGATGTATTTCGCCACCCGGCCGCTATTCGAACACGTCATCAGACGCCGGGTAGCCAGCCTCAAAAACGTCGAGCTCAAACCGGGGTGCCAGTTCACGGATTACCTCTTCGATTCCGAGACGATGACGATCCAAGGTATTGCCGTCCGAGAGGGCTCCGATCGGAAGCGCATCGCTGCCGATCTCGTTGTGGACGCCACGGGTCGGACAAGTCGGACCCCTACGTGGCTGGATAACCACGGCTTCGATGCGCCCGACATCGACGAGGTTCAGATCAACCTCGGGTATTGCACCACGGCCATTCGTCGCCCCCCGGACGATCGACAAACGTTCTTCGCGGCGGCATCACCCCCGCGGACGCGGGGTGGTGCCGCGTTTCCCGTGGAGGATAACCGCTGGTTGGTAAATCTGCACGGGATGAACGGAGACCATCCCCCAACCGACCCGGAGGGGTTCGCCGACTTCGCCGCGAGCCTACCCATCCCGCAGATACATCGACTCATAGAAACCCACCCACAAGTCTGGCAGGACATCGAGTTCTATCCGTTTCCGTCAAACCGGCGGGTTCGCTACGAGAACCTCGATAGATTCCCGGACGGTCTCATCGTCCTCGGTGATGCCATCGCCAGCTTCAACCCGATTTACGGGCAGGGTATGTCTGTCGCGGTGTTGGAGGCGCTTGTGCTTCACCACGTACTCGCGTCCGTTCGCGGCCCGAACCTCGCTCTCGCATTCTTTGACCGCGTCCAGACAATTATCGACACTGCTTGGACGATGGCTATCGGAGCTGACGTCCAGTTCCCCGAAACCACGGGGCCGACGCCACCAGGAACCCGGATGTTCGCGTGGTACCTCTCTCGGCTCACCCGCAAAGCGCACTCCGATGCTGAACTGCGTGACGCTCTCGCCCACGTTGCCTCCATGGAACATCCCCCCACGAGACTGCTTCGTCCGGGCGTCGCGTGGCGGGTTCTCAAACCGGAGATTCTCCGAGGAGGGCACACGAGCCATGTTTCATCGAAAGCGGAACCCCGGAGAACGTCGTAGCAATGTTACCCGCAACTTCTGTATTCAGTAGTCCGTTTCGCTCAGAATTACGTACAATCACATTCACCACCTGAAATAGCGAGGTTTCGTTCCACGTTGTGAACGACACATTTGGTGACGAGTTCGCGGAACTGTTTCCACCACAGGCGTGACCGCACGAACGCACCAAACTTCTGTTTGATTGTTGCATTGACTGTCTCGTTTATATTCCGTCAATGGTAGAGGTCGCTGTCAAGCCGTGCATTCTACACCTTGTGGAGTGGGGTAAATACCCGATCTTGATGAGCGGGCGAATATCGCGGTCATGCGCGAATCGCCGGAGTTTCTGGTCGTCGTATCCGCGATGGGCACTGCGTTCCGTTTCACTACCTGTGGCGCGATCTGCGCGCCATGGACATAGAACTCGAATGCTGATCCCTCACAGGCGTTCCATGCAGAAATTTGGGATACCCTTTTATCACGTTATGTGGTAGCATAGAACATAGACCATGCCTTGCATTGACCCACCACCCAGGCCAGACCCTGACGACGACCTCTTCGAGATATGCCCCGTTGCGCGAGCGTTTGAGATAGTCGGTTCAAAATGGCGGCTTACCGTGCTTCGGAGCCTCCATCTCTACGGGGAACAGCGATTCAGTGACCTTCAGGAAACGACAACTGCCGATTCGGCCACCCTCTCCCGCGTACTCAGAGACTTAGAAGAACAGGACCTCATCAGCCGACGACTCGAGGACCGTCCCATCGCCACGTACTACGACCTGACAGAGCGAGGTGCATCTCTCACCGGCGTCTTCGAAGAATTCGAGGCGTGGGCGTTCGAGCACACGGCCGCGGAGATGCCGGACGTCGAGTTACCGGAGTAATCCACCCAGCGCTGACCGTTGTAGTTACAAAATGTTACTTGGTTGGGTGACCACCACAAACTTGCATAATCATCACAAAAATTATAACTCTCGTCGGGGCGAAATCCCCATCGTGGTCACACCGACCACGGAGGTTAACAGATATGACCGTAGACAGCCCAAACCCCGAACGGATTCTGGACATCGGTCAGGGGTTCTGGG is a window of Natrinema salaciae DNA encoding:
- a CDS encoding helix-turn-helix transcriptional regulator, which gives rise to MPERDSKLPTKALEDIAYLSRSANRVVILEVLIEGQYTRGMLVNQTGVSRATLDRIINELEERGWAKRTTEGNYTATTHGRHLMRRFRPFLESVETLHRLDDALTWLPIDQLSIGLEHFSDAVVRRPESEDPVEAIGFINDLLGNASEFRVLAHLAPPEPLGTTLHERVIAGRMTMDGIITDELVEFLGSTPKRAKRWRALVEAGSELRQHEGPIPCNLWIFDETVLIKKSGPEPIDESYGVPIVSENDTVRSWAHDLIDEWMDAASPIDASAFEADPTAPGADSSGE
- a CDS encoding FAD-dependent oxidoreductase, encoding MTLSTVRRYQSGRVQQVGEHAAVIGGSLAGLCAARVLANGYDTVTIIEKDSLPDDSSFRRGVPQGPQVHALQEAGRATLEDLFPGFGEDIISAGGLLIDGASDFKFYDEGGFLADGTKRFPMYFATRPLFEHVIRRRVASLKNVELKPGCQFTDYLFDSETMTIQGIAVREGSDRKRIAADLVVDATGRTSRTPTWLDNHGFDAPDIDEVQINLGYCTTAIRRPPDDRQTFFAAASPPRTRGGAAFPVEDNRWLVNLHGMNGDHPPTDPEGFADFAASLPIPQIHRLIETHPQVWQDIEFYPFPSNRRVRYENLDRFPDGLIVLGDAIASFNPIYGQGMSVAVLEALVLHHVLASVRGPNLALAFFDRVQTIIDTAWTMAIGADVQFPETTGPTPPGTRMFAWYLSRLTRKAHSDAELRDALAHVASMEHPPTRLLRPGVAWRVLKPEILRGGHTSHVSSKAEPRRTS
- a CDS encoding winged helix-turn-helix transcriptional regulator — protein: MPCIDPPPRPDPDDDLFEICPVARAFEIVGSKWRLTVLRSLHLYGEQRFSDLQETTTADSATLSRVLRDLEEQDLISRRLEDRPIATYYDLTERGASLTGVFEEFEAWAFEHTAAEMPDVELPE